A window of Mycolicibacterium holsaticum DSM 44478 = JCM 12374 genomic DNA:
CTTCACCGAACACGTCGACGGCCAGTTGGAGGACCGCGGTCACCAGATCCACCAGTACTTCACCGAGTACACCGCCTCACACGGGTTGACCGGTGCGGCAGTGCAATACGGGCTGCTCGACAACGCGCGCCGCAGCCGGCTCGGGCTGGGTGTTGTCGAGTATCGGCGACAGATGGCCGAGTTGTTCGCGCCGATGTCGAAAGTCGCGGCGAAGAACCCGTTCTCGTCATCGCCGGTCGAGCGTTCGGTCGAGGAGATCTGCACGATCACCGACGACAACCGGATGATCTGCGATCCCTACCCCCGCCTGCTGGTCGCGCGAGATCAGGTGAACCAGGGCGCGGCCGTGATCATGATGTCGGTGGCGGCCGCCCGTCGTCTCGGCGTACCCGAGGCGAAATGGGCATATCTGCACGGTCATTCGGATATCACCGAGCAGGCGCTGCTGGACCGTGTCGACCTCGGCGCCAGCCCTGCGGCAGTGCACGCGTCGCGAGAAGCCTTGCGGGTCGCCGAGATCGGCGTCGACGACATCGCCATGTTCGACCTGTACAGTTGCTTCCCGTTCCCGGTGTTCGTCGTCTGCGAGGCGCTCGGCATCGACGGTGCAGACCCGCGCGGGCTCACGGTGACCGGGGGCCTGCCCTACTTCGGCGGGCCGGGCAACAGCTACTCGCTGCACGCGATCGCCGAGACCGTGACGCAACTGCGCGACAAGCCAGGCGAATTCGGCTTCGTGGGCGCCAACGGCGGCACGATGAGCAAGTACTCGGTCGGTGTCTACT
This region includes:
- a CDS encoding acetyl-CoA acetyltransferase, whose amino-acid sequence is MAVDPRTPVLVAVGQFTERIDDPDYRGMSAVDLATEAVRAALTDTGVDPAVIAEAIETVYGLRQFEISGPMPATLGKSNNYPRSVMNRVGGNPARVVLEPVGGQGPQKLVTEAGTAIAAGEVDVAMIIGSEPGSTARYFAKREDKPDFTEHVDGQLEDRGHQIHQYFTEYTASHGLTGAAVQYGLLDNARRSRLGLGVVEYRRQMAELFAPMSKVAAKNPFSSSPVERSVEEICTITDDNRMICDPYPRLLVARDQVNQGAAVIMMSVAAARRLGVPEAKWAYLHGHSDITEQALLDRVDLGASPAAVHASREALRVAEIGVDDIAMFDLYSCFPFPVFVVCEALGIDGADPRGLTVTGGLPYFGGPGNSYSLHAIAETVTQLRDKPGEFGFVGANGGTMSKYSVGVYSTRSAPWRSDRSEQLNQQISALPNVPVTTSPAGAATIETYSVRYDWPTTTGIIVGRLDADNARFMATTEDPDLVALMCDGDPLNAAIHVRSTEHGNRATLR